A window of the Sabethes cyaneus chromosome 1, idSabCyanKW18_F2, whole genome shotgun sequence genome harbors these coding sequences:
- the LOC128746266 gene encoding serine/arginine-rich splicing factor 2-like encodes SRSRPRSRSRSRSRSRSRSRSSRSRSRSRSRSRS; translated from the exons tccaggtccaggccaaggtccaggtccaggtccaggtccaggtccaggtccaggtccaggtcc tccaggtccaggtccaggtccaggtccaggtccaggtcc